From Natator depressus isolate rNatDep1 chromosome 7, rNatDep2.hap1, whole genome shotgun sequence, the proteins below share one genomic window:
- the IL5RA gene encoding interleukin-5 receptor subunit alpha, whose amino-acid sequence MTTDSDKDMAILVSIFPVLLWTMMAFQANLLQAKGIQVLPPVNFTLTVSALAEVLLQWKPNPDQEEKNYTIRYDVEIMTPEREVYDTKKTCSTRMAVLHNGFSARIRTLLLYTNSQIKSNWVTAKLQAPPGAVETSVTNLSCVIYTAINNTASLHCAWIAGKVAPEDTKYFLFYRYNNYTEECQEYSKDKWERNIGCRFSNTYIKTSETDEVIVIHINGSSNGTAIKPFEQIFNQNAIQKVNPPRNVTMSLKQNNLLVKWEMPASSFLKECFKYELNIYNWKMAYKQILETELNSFSLRIDDTCRYSIQIRANHQSWCTEGFWSDWTEPRYIGKNQPRTPVDSKTYTVLIALIVSICSMALLIAIICRKYHVWSRLFPPIPTPQNSLKNMFLNKSYQRARTYTSETETEVGSCFEDLGSYTEDLYFEVLEDS is encoded by the exons atgaccacagactcagataag GATATGGCCATCCTGGTGAGCATTTTTCCAGTTCTCCTTTGGACAATGATGGCATTTCAGGCAAACTTATTGCAAGCTAAAGGAA TTCAGGTTCTCCCACCTGTTAACTTCACTCTCACAGTCTCTGCTCTAGCAGAAGTACTTTTGCAATGGAAACCAAACCCTGATCAAGAAGAAAAGAACTACACTATTAGATATGATGTGGAAATTATGACTCCTGAGAGGGAAGTG tatGATACAAAGAAAACTTGCAGTACCCGTATGGCTGTGCTTCATAATGGTTTTTCTGCACGTATACGGACATTGCTTCTCTATACCAACTCACAAATAAAAAGTAACTGGGTTACAGCTAAACTCCAAGCCCCACCAG GTGCTGTTGAGACATCAGTCACTAACTTGTCCTGTGTGATTTACACTGCCATTAATAATACTGCATCTCTTCATTGCGCCTGGATCGCTGGCAAAGTGGCGCCAGAAGATACCAAATACTTTCTATTTTACAG GTATAACAACTACACTGAAGAATGCCAAGAATATAGTAAAGACAAATGGGAGAGAAATATTGGTTGCCGATTTTCAAACACTTACATAAAGACTAGTGAAACTGACGAAGTCATCGTAATACACATTAATGGGTCAAGCAATGGCACTGCAATCAAACCTTTTGAACAGatatttaatcaaaatgccattc AGAAAGTAAATCCTCCTAGAAATGTCACCatgtctttaaaacaaaacaaccttctGGTCAAGTGGGAAATGCCAGCTTCTTCTTTCctaaaggaatgttttaaatatgAACTTAACATCTACAACTGGAAGATGGCTTACAAACAG ATATTGGAAACCGAGTTAAATAGTTTCAGTTTAAGGATTGATGACACCTGCAGATACTCCATACAGATTAGAGCTAATCATCAATCATGGTGTACCGAAGGATTTTGGAGTGATTGGACTGAACCTCGTTATATTG gaaAAAACCAGCCAAGGACTCCTGTAGACTCCAAGACCTACACGGTTCTCATTGCGCTTATAGTATCCATATGTTCCATGGCATTGCTTATTGCTATAATATGCAGAAA GTATCACGTATGGAGCAGACTATTTCCACCAATTCCAACACcccaaaacagtttaaaaaatatgtttttaaataaaagctatcag